In Mercurialis annua linkage group LG6, ddMerAnnu1.2, whole genome shotgun sequence, the following are encoded in one genomic region:
- the LOC126686726 gene encoding very-long-chain aldehyde decarbonylase CER1-like, with translation MFPPGNRFSGRSSPGGKELKQILKYTVMASMPGVLSQWPWKHLGSFKHLILAPWVIRHIYLFTVKGEKMDISHLVLPFLLLRMVHNQLWISLSRHRTAKGNNRIVDKGIEFDQIDRETNWDDQILLNGVIFYVGGMVIPQANHMPYWRMDGVIITILLHMGPVEFIYYWLHRLLHHHYLYSRYHSHHHSSIVTEPITSVIHPFAEHVAYFILFAIPMLTTVFTGTASVAAYFGYITFIDFMNNMGHCNFEFIPEFVFSIFPPLKYLFYTASFHSLHHTQFRTNYSLFMPMYDYIYGTVDKSSDSLYHKSLTRQEEVAHVVHLTHLTTPHSIYHLRLGFARLASVPESPTWYLWLLWPFTLSTLIFNWICGRTFVLQRHRFDKLRLQTWVIPKYNTQYSMKWQNVSINKMIEQSILEAEEKGVQVLSLGLLNQGKELNRYGEIYIEKHPSLKVKVVDGSSLAAAVVVDSIPKGTTQLLFRGSLSKVAFAVAFALCKKGIQVVTTLKEDYEELKASIGTQHSNNLILSKNYHLKTWLVDDKLSEEDQNKASKGTLFIPLSQFPPKKFRNACFYYPTPAMIAPSSIENVDSCENWLPRRVMSAWRAGGIVHGLEGWNVNECGNTIFDVDKIWQASLRHGFKPLYYNNY, from the exons ATGTTTCCGCCTGGGAATCGATTTAG tGGTAGGAGTTCGCCAGGAGGCAAAGAGTTGAAGCAAATCCTGAAATATACAGTTATGGCTTCTATGCCGGGAGTTCTCAGCCAGTGGCCATGGAAGCATCTCGGAAGCTTCAAG CATCTGATACTGGCTCCATGGGTGATTCGCCACATATATTTATTCACGGTTAAAGGAGAGAAAATGGATATCAGCCATTTAGTTCTGCCATTTTTGCTGCTGAGAATGGTGCACAACCAGCTATGGATTAGCCTTTCCCGTCACCGGACCGCCAAAGGGAATAACAGGATCGTCGACAAAGGCATCGAATTTGATCAAATCGACAGAGAAACAAACTG GGATGATCAGATACTGCTAAATGGAGTGATATTTTACGTAGGGGGAATGGTGATTCCGCAGGCAAACCACATGCCGTATTGGAGAATGGACGGCGTAATCATAACAATTCTGCTGCATATGGGTCCCGTCGAGTTCATTTACTATTGGCTACACAGACTTCTTCATCATCACTACCTCTACTCTCGCTACCACTCTCATCACCATTCCTCCATTGTTACAGAGCCCATTACAT CTGTGATCCATCCATTTGCAGAACACGTTGCCTATTTCATACTGTTCGCTATTCCAATGCTGACCACGGTGTTTACCGGAACCGCCTCCGTAGCCGCGTATTTTGGTTACATCACTTTCATAGATTTCATGAACAATATGGGCCACTGTAATTTCGAGTTCATTCCTGAATtcgttttttctatttttccacCTCTCAAGTACCTCTTCTACACCGCTTC ATTCCATTCTCTTCACCACACCCAATTCAGAACAAACTACTCTCTGTTTATGCCCATGTACGACTACATATACGGTACTGTGGACAAATCTTCAGATTCCCTCTATCATAAATCACTTACGAGACAAGAGGAAGTGGCTCATGTGGTGCACCTTACCCACCTGACCACGCCCCACTCCATCTATCACCTCCGCCTGGGATTTGCGCGACTCGCCTCTGTCCCGGAATCTCCCACATGGTACCTCTGGTTATTGTGGCCTTTCACCCTCTCCACTCTCATCTTCAATTGGATTTGTGGCCGCACTTTTGTTCTTCAGAGGCACCGCTTCGACAAACTGAGACTGCAAACATGGGTGATTCCAAAATACAATACACAGTACTCCATGAAATGGCAGAATGTATCGATTAATAAAATGATCGAACAATCCATACTGGAAGCAGAGGAAAAAGGAGTGCAAGTGTTGAGTCTTGGACTTTTGAATCAG GGGAAGGAACTGAATAGGTACGGAGAGATATATATAGAGAAGCATCCGAGTCTGAAAGTAAAGGTGGTGGACGGAAGCAGTCTGGCGGCAGCAGTAGTGGTGGATAGTATTCCGAAAGGAACAACTCAGCTTCTTTTCCGGGGAAGCCTCAGCAAGGTTGCTTTTGCTGTTGCCTTTGCTCTCTGCAAGAAGGGCATCCAGGTGGTAACGACCCTGAAGGAGGACTATGAGGAGCTTAAAGCCTCTATTGGAACACAACACTCCAATAATCTGATTCTCTCTAAAAACTATCATCTTAAGACGTGGCTAGTGGACGATAAGCTGAGCGAAGAGGATCAAAACAAGGCAAGCAAAGGAACCTTATTCATCCCCTTGTCCCAATTTCCACCCAAGAAATTCAGAAACGCCTGCTTTTATTATCCCACTCCGGCCATGATTGCTCCTTCTTCAATCGAAAATGTCGACTCTTGTGAG aaTTGGCTGCCGAGAAGGGTGATGAGCGCATGGAGGGCCGGTGGAATAGTGCATGGCCTGGAAGGATGGAATGTGAATGAGTGCGGAAACACCATCTTCGATGTGGACAAAATTTGGCAAGCCAGTCTCCGCCATGGCTTTAAACCTCTTTATTATAACAATTATTAG
- the LOC126654070 gene encoding uncharacterized protein LOC126654070: protein MEGAEVGGCSGAEAVLNLEPNSSIDITYHPLFGSHDDLLLLELDDKLLTDVLHQRVTLRGQPDEDAVLCTQSKTYAIKFVATSNSLFLIPQSAQSSLRENPFDCDGNVHHHQIIAPTIMLAPGNLELVEVSPRLDGLRFLLSQNPYKSDEVLEMEDLNMGINKTGLYAWDDLVDMVQASNEELRYGLQALSAVEIDGYWRIVDDAYMDTILGMLLHNSILNDWSLHSLNEDEVVTVLASDGFLRKLAIHCLNVYGDKVSTGLTNTWKLDEKRVCVHFARQILKTGKLKMEVFMGEWLKKIPDCMQASFDLLEGEVLTEKLGVETWVRAFSVSSLPSNPTERFSMLFKERSKWEGKDLHPYIRDLNVPGLSSEALLLKYTRRTQPSEDAEPAFSAR, encoded by the exons ATGGAGGGGGCAGAGGTGGGCGGGTGCAGTGGAGCTGAAGCAGTGTTAAATCTTGAGCCAAACTCTTCCATTGATATTACTTACCATCCTCTCTTTGGTTCCCATGATGACCTCTTACTTCTTGAGCTGGATGACAAACTCCTCACAGACGTACTTCACCAGAG GGTAACCTTAAGGGGTCAGCCAGATGAAGATGCTGTTCTTTGCACTCAGTCTAAAACTTATGCCATTAAGTTTGTTGCAACTTCTAATTCTTTATTTCTCATACCTCAATCAGCTCAGTCCTCTCTGCGTGAAAACCCATTCGATTGTGATGGCAATGTTCATCACCACCAAATTATTGCACCCACCATTATGCTTGCACCTGGTAACTTGGAGTTAGTTGAAGTTTCTCCCAGGCTGGATGGGCTTAGATTCCTTCTCTCACAGAATCCTTACAAGTCTGATGAGGTCCTAGAAATGGAGGATTTGAACATGGGAATCAATAAAACAGGACTGTATGCATGGGATGATCTGGTTGACATGGTTCAGGCTAGTAATGAGGAATTGAGATATGGATTACAGGCTCTGTCAGCTGTTGAGATTGATGGGTACTGGAGAATTGTGGATGATGCATACATGGACACGATTCTAGGGATGCTTTTGCACAATTCGATATTGAATGACTGGTCATTGCATTCACTAAATGAAGATGAAGTTGTAACTGTGCTAGCATCAGATGGATTTCTGCGCAAGCTCGCCATCCATTGTTTGAACGTCTATGGCGATAAGGTCAGTACTGGTCTTACAAACACATGGAAGTTGGATGAGAAGCGTGTATGCGTGCATTTTGCAAGACAGATCTTGAAAACAGGGAAATTAAAGATGGAAGTTTTCATGGGAGAATGGTTGAAAAAGATTCCAGATTGTATGCAGGCTAGTTTTGACTTGTTGGAAGGTGAAGTTTTGACGGAGAAGCTTGGGGTTGAGACATGGGTCCGAGCCTTCAGTGTGTCCTCATTGCCCTCAAATCCTACTGAGCGTTTCTCTATGCTGTTCAAGGAGCGGTCAAAATGGGAGGGGAAGGATTTACATCCATACATCAG GGATCTAAATGTACCCGGTCTTTCTTCAGAAGCTTTGTTGCTCAAATATACTCGAAGAACACAACCCAGCGAAGATGCAGAACCTGCTTTTAGTGCAAGATGA